The proteins below are encoded in one region of Oncorhynchus kisutch isolate 150728-3 linkage group LG14, Okis_V2, whole genome shotgun sequence:
- the LOC109904345 gene encoding enhancer of rudimentary homolog produces MSHTILLVQPTKRPEGRTYADYESVNECMEGVCKMYEEHLKRMNPNSPSITYDISQLFDFIDDLADLSCLVYRADTQTYQPYNKDWIKEKIYVLLRRQAQQAGK; encoded by the exons ATG TCTCACACGATCCTGTTGGTCCAGCCCACCAAGAGACCAGAGGGACGTACGTATGCTGACTATGAATCAGTCAACGAGTGCATGGAAG GTGTGTGTAAGATGTACGAGGAACACCTAAAGAGAATGAACCCAAACAGTCCATCCATCACCTATGACATCAGTCAACTGTTTGACTTCATCGACGACCTGGCTGACCTCAGCTGCTTGGT GTACCGTGCCGACACACAGACGTACCAGCCGTACAACAAGGACTGGATCAAGGAGAAGATTTACGTGCTGCTGCGGCGCCAGGCCCAACAGGCTGGGAAATGA